One Microcebus murinus isolate Inina chromosome 9, M.murinus_Inina_mat1.0, whole genome shotgun sequence DNA window includes the following coding sequences:
- the LOC105858263 gene encoding retinitis pigmentosa 9 protein isoform X1, translated as MSSRPGRDDSGARGARRPREPPEQELQRRREQKRRRHDAQQLQQLKHLESFYEKPPPGLIKEDETKPEDCIPDVPGNEHAREFLAHAPTKGLWMPLGKEVKVMQCWRCKRYGHRTGDKECPFFIKGNQKLEQFRVAHEDPMYDIIRDNKRHEKDVRIQQLKQLLEDSTSDEDGSSSSSSECKEKQKKKKKKEKHKKRKKEKRKKKKRKHKSSKSNESSDSD; from the exons ATGTCGTCCCGGCCGGGGCGCGACGACTCGGGAGCGCGGGGCGCGCGGCGGCCGCGGGAGCCGCCCGAGCAGGAGCTGCAGCGGCGCCGCGAGCAGAAGCGGCGCAGGCACGACgcgcagcagctgcagcagctcaAGCACCTGGAGTCCTT ttatgAAAAACCTCCTCCCGGCCTCATCAAG GAAGATGAGACGAAGCCAGAAGACTGTATACCAGATGTACCAGGCAATGAACATGCCAGGGAATTTCTGGCTCATGCGCCAACTAAAGGACTTTGGATGCCGCTGGGGAAAGAAGTCAAAGTTATGCAGT gttGGCGTTGTAAACGGTATGGTCACAGAACGGGCGACAAAGAATGTCCTTTCTTTATCAAAGGCAACCAAAAATTAGAACAGTTCAGAGTA GCACATGAAGATCCCATGTATGACATCATACGAGACaataaaagacatgaaaaggaTGTAAG GATACAGCAGTTAAAACAGTTACTGGAGGATTCTACCTCAGATGAAGATGGTAGCAGCTCCAGTTCCTCAGAatgtaaagagaaacaaaagaaaaagaagaagaaagaaaagcataagaaaaggaagaaagagaagagaaagaagaaaaaacggAAGCACAAGTCTTCCAAGTCCAATGAGAGTTCTGACTCAGACTGA
- the LOC105858263 gene encoding retinitis pigmentosa 9 protein isoform X2, protein MSSRPGRDDSGARGARRPREPPEQELQRRREQKRRRHDAQQLQQLKHLESFYEKPPPGLIKEDETKPEDCIPDVPGNEHAREFLAHAPTKGLWMPLGKEVKVMQCWRCKRYGHRTGDKECPFFIKGNQKLEQFRAHEDPMYDIIRDNKRHEKDVRIQQLKQLLEDSTSDEDGSSSSSSECKEKQKKKKKKEKHKKRKKEKRKKKKRKHKSSKSNESSDSD, encoded by the exons ATGTCGTCCCGGCCGGGGCGCGACGACTCGGGAGCGCGGGGCGCGCGGCGGCCGCGGGAGCCGCCCGAGCAGGAGCTGCAGCGGCGCCGCGAGCAGAAGCGGCGCAGGCACGACgcgcagcagctgcagcagctcaAGCACCTGGAGTCCTT ttatgAAAAACCTCCTCCCGGCCTCATCAAG GAAGATGAGACGAAGCCAGAAGACTGTATACCAGATGTACCAGGCAATGAACATGCCAGGGAATTTCTGGCTCATGCGCCAACTAAAGGACTTTGGATGCCGCTGGGGAAAGAAGTCAAAGTTATGCAGT gttGGCGTTGTAAACGGTATGGTCACAGAACGGGCGACAAAGAATGTCCTTTCTTTATCAAAGGCAACCAAAAATTAGAACAGTTCAGA GCACATGAAGATCCCATGTATGACATCATACGAGACaataaaagacatgaaaaggaTGTAAG GATACAGCAGTTAAAACAGTTACTGGAGGATTCTACCTCAGATGAAGATGGTAGCAGCTCCAGTTCCTCAGAatgtaaagagaaacaaaagaaaaagaagaagaaagaaaagcataagaaaaggaagaaagagaagagaaagaagaaaaaacggAAGCACAAGTCTTCCAAGTCCAATGAGAGTTCTGACTCAGACTGA